The genomic interval TTTCGAGAACTTCCGCAGTGGCTCAAGTACGCCCGCCAGCAGCGCATAAAACAACGCGAGTTCAGGCAACCTTGGCGGCGACGCCGCCAGCGGGATTCCCCAAATCGTCGTGGTTTCTCGCAAGACCAGGTACGCGGCGGGCAGAAGCACTGCCGTCGCGGCAAGCATCGCTAACATCTCGGTGATCGGACCGCTTAGGGCATCGATCCGAACGAGTTGCATTGCTTGTTGATAGAAAATCTTGTGCTCACGATGAAACCGACGGCGGTGACGCCCGGCCTGATCGAACACAATGACGGCTTTGGCATTGTGAAAGGTCTCTTCCAGACCTTTGTACAATCGCCCCATGCTATCGATCACGCGGTTCGCAGCCCGCTTCAGTTGTTGCCCCAGCCAATGGAACAAGACTCCCAGCACGGGCATGAAGAGAAAAAAGACCAGACTCAACTTCCAGTTCAGGTAGAACAGGGCGACCAGGCAGGAGACAGCCTTCAGGGGTTCCCGCACAACGCGACCGCCAAGCTCCGTCAACCCATTCGCCAAATTCTGCAGCGTGTACGTCAGATCTGTGAGCCAGGCCGACGAACCCTCAATTGCAATCGTCTGCGGGTCGAGTTTCAGGGCCGTCCGGAACAATTGCTGCCGCAGATCAATGACGACCATCTCGGCCACACTGCCCGCCAGCACGTCCTGTAGATAAGCGAATCCGCCGCGAACCAGCGTCACAAGCAGAATCAGCGCAAAGAGTGTCGCGAAAAGTTGAAATTCATCTGAGGGCAGGTTTCGGACAATCCGCGACTCAACCCAACTTAGCATCCACAATTTCGTCGTGTAGACATCAAGTTCAATTCGTTGCTGACGCAATGCGTCGATTACGGAAACGCGTTCGCCACTACGCCTCCGCGCCCCTTCCTGCTGCCCCAATTCAGGAAGCTGGTCAAGCTTCGCCTCAAGCTGTTCCAGTTTTGCAGTTCGCGATTCAATCGCTTTCGAAGTCTCTGTCACTTCGTACTGCACGTAGTTCGCGAGCGTATGATGCTCGCCGACCATCACCGTGATCGGAAAAGTCAGCAGCAGTTCGACGCTCCACAGAGATGCCGACAAAATGCCGAATGCGACCGAGAGCACCAACTTACGTCGGTACGGCCAAACAAACGAACACAATCGACTCCACGTCTTCACGTAAGCGGCATCCCTGCATCGCAATTCAACACGGGCGAGTCATTCGCCCATCAGGCGTACATGAGTATTACAGAGAAAAGCGACTGGTTCGTCCAGACGGGAATTTTGAACAAGCTGTCCGCAGAAGCTGCGCAGAACCACCTGAATTGGCAATGGGACCGAACGTGAAGCGGGATCGCATCCACCTTGATAAAATTTCCACAAACAATTACATACAAATCACTTATGAACAAATGACGCAGTGAGAACGCCCACACACTCTGGCGTCGGAATCAAGCCCCTCACTTCTACGACAGATTGTCATAGATTGAACCTGAATATTCCGAGTCAAATCAACCGGATTCCCAATCGCCGAATGGCGTGCGGATTGTATCATATCTAGCGATTGCATCGGGTCTGTGGCGAATTTTCTTCATGATGTTGTGCCGCTGATGCCATACCGCAGCGCTCGTGAACCAGGTTTCGATGCTAGGTTTCAACGAGGACGAGGCGTCGAGTTGTAATCTGCGCCGAAAATGTTCGTGCCGACGTTGCCCGTCCGAGGGTTCGTCGAACGCTTGCGAGGAAGGACGTTCGTGACAACATATTTAGTCACCGGGGGCGCCGGATTTATTGGTTCACACATCGCAACCCGGCTTGTCGAAGACGGGCATCGGGTGCGGGTTCTGGACAACCTTTCGACCGGATCGCTGCAGAATCTGGCTCATCTGGACGATCGAGTCGAGTTTCATTGCGGTGACCTTTGCGATGGATTTGCAGTCGCCCAGGCCGTGAAAGACGTCGAGATCATTTTTCACGAAGCGGCGCTTGCATCCGTCCCACGCTCAGTCGAACGTCCGCTCGACACACACCATGCCTGCGTCACTGGGACAATCAACCTGCTGGATGCCGCTCGTCGCGCCGGGGTTCGTCGCGTCGTTTACGCGGGATCGAGCAGCGCCTATGGCAATCAGAAGACCATGCCAAAGCATGAAGGGCAGGTCCCTCAGGTCCTGTCCCCCTATGCCGCCGCCAAGCTGGCTGCAGAGCTCTACTGCGAGGCGTTTGCTTCGACATATGGGCTGGAAACAGTCCGATTACGATACTTCAATGTCTTTGGCCCCCGCCAAGACCCAAACAGCCCCTATTCGGCAGTCATCCCTCGATTTGTGGCCGCTCTGCTCAACGGCGACAGCCCCACGATCTACGGCGACGGCAGCCAATCCCGGGATTTTACCTTCGTCGAAAACGTGGTTGAGGCCAATTTGCGCGCGGCACACGCCAAAGGCGTCAGCGGGCACGTCTACAACGCCGCTTGTGGGCAAACCTTGGACTTGATCCGTCTGCTTCGACTGATCTGCGAACGCCTTGACGTCACGTTTGCACCAAGATTCGAAGCGGCCCGCGTGGGTGACGTCCAACATTCGTGGGCCGACATCTCGGCAGCGGAACGCGATCTTGGGTATCGAGTTCAGGTGTCGGTCGAAGACGGATTGGCTCAAACCGTCGACTGGTACGTTGAACAACATCAGGCCCAGAAGAAATCGGCCCCCGCTTCCAAGCAAGCCGTCACCACTACGATTTGAACAGAACCCGAGCCGTAATTCGCGGATCAACACAGATCTGCAATCAACGGCGACCGACAAAAGCGTCAGACAGGCGTGGACATTCGATTGCGGTACAGAGTTCAGCAATGACCGCCCGCAACGTATTGAATCAGGAAACCAGCGGTGAAAAAAGAACTTGAATTCCACCCGGGGATGCTTCCCGCTCACGCAAATCCAAACGATGAAGCGGAACGCCTGCCTCTGAACTATCTGGAGCTGATCTTTCGCTACAAGTGGCGACTGATCGCTGGCGCGCTGGTGGGATTGCTCATCGGGCATCTCTTGTATTTGAAGGCGGGCCCCGAATTCGAAGCCGTCGCGGAAATCCTGGTCCAACCCAAATACACGCCGCCGATTAAAGATGAAGAAAAGATGCTCAACCGAGGCGCGATGCCCAGCGAGCACATCAAGCTGATTCTTAGCCCCTTGATCGCATCGGAAGCCGTTCGTCAGGGGCACCTCGAAGAACTGAAAACCTTCCGCGGCGAACCTGACACCACCGAAGTCGTCCTCGACGGATTGAAAGCCAAACGCATCGCCGGACAGGACCGGGGGCACAGCAATGTGTTCGACATTCGCTATACGAGCAAGCAAGCAGACGATGCCAAGAAGGTTCTGGAATCCGTCATCACCGCGTACGGCGTCTATCTGAAGAAAAGTAGCGACGAACAAGCGCAAGTGGTACAGCAATTGGCCGCCGACGCGACCCAGGCGATGGTTGAACGACTGCGGCTCAAAGACGAGCAGTACAATCAATTTATTCAAAGCGTTCCCGAAGAATTCCGCTCGGCACTGGGATCACCATCCCAAGCCACTTCCATGCAAACGAACGTCGCTCCACAGGATGTGATTGAAAAACTAGCCAACGAACGCAGCTTGAATCTGATCAAAATTGCCGACCTCGAGTCTCGAAAGAAGGCCGTCGAAGGAGCCATCGCCGCAGGCGAATCTCCCGATGCGCTGGAGCACCAAATCCGTCGTTTCCTGAATACGACAGACGGCCATGCCGCTCAAAATCAATCAAAATCGACAGAAATTGGAATCTACCAATCACAATTGATTCCGCTGCTCCTGAAAGAGAAAGAGCTCGCTCGAGACTATGGACGTCATTGGCCGGATCTGGTCGCCGTTCGAGAAAACATCAAGTCGATTATTCGAACCTATCGCAATTTGGGTGTGCAGCTTCCCGACGGGATCAGCACGGATACGATGAAGGACGTTCCAGAACCAGCGAAAGTTGATCTGGTTGCGCTTTATCTTGCCGAAGTCAAACAGCAGATCGCCGAGTTGACGATCAAAGAGGAACAGCTCAATCAGCTCATTTCACAAGAGCAGATTAAGAAGCGTGCGTTCGCCGAGTATCAATCGCGAGAACGCGATCTGCATGCCGAACGCACATCGCTGCAAGAGCTGTGGACCAAACAATTGGAACGCGAACAGTCCGTCGCGATCGAAAAGGACAGCAACGGCTATCGCATGACCAGCCTGTCGCCCGTGAAGCATGCACTGGTCATCAAACGAATGATGAAGTTCTACGTCGCCGGCGCGGCCGTCTGTCTGTTCATTGTTGGCTTGACCTGCGTTCTGCGGGAACTGAGCGATATGACGATCAAGACCGTTCGTGACGTTCGCGACATCATGCACCAGCCGGTACTGGGCAGTGTCTGCGAGTTCGCGATCCCGACCGATCGCTATAGTTCAACATCTGGCGTTCCCCACCCGGCACTGCGATACCTGCATGCCCCTTCCTCGGTCGAGGCCGAGACCTACCGCACGATTCGTGCGTCATTCCTGGTCACGACAGAGAACTTGAATGCCAAAGTTATCATGATCACCAGCCCAGAACCGGGTGATGGCAAGACCACCTTGGCCAGTAATCTCGCCGTGGCGCTCGCACAATCGGGCAAACGGGTGCTGTTGATCGATGGAGATTTGCGGCGGCCAACCGTTCATCGCATGCTGCGAATTCCGCAGGAAGAAGGATTGAGCGACGTTCTGAAGGGAACTGCCCGCTTTCACGAGGTTGTTCGCCCAACAGTTGTCGAACGATTGAGCGTCGTGACCACAGGAACACCCCCATCGAATCCGGCAGAGATCCTCTCGTCCGCTGAACTGGGCGAGGTCTTGAACGATTGTCGTGGTGAATTTGACTTTGTCTTCCTGGATGCGCCACCACTGCTGGCCGTCAGCGACCCGTGCGTTATGGCTCGTCATACGGACGGTGTGCTGCTCGTCGTCCGCCTTAACAAGAATCCGCGTACGGCGCTGATCCGCGTACGGCAGCTGTTGCAGGACCAAGAGATCCCGATGATCGGAACGGTTGTGAATGGTGTCCCGCTGAAAGGCGGACACGAATTCGGCTACACGTATTATGGCGAGTATGCTGGCCCCACGACGGCCACGTCGATAGCCGCCGCAGCGGTCCCACCGTCACACCTGCCAGTCTCATCCCCCGCAACGGCGGCATCGGAACTGTCTCAGGTGTAGAGCGACGGACCAAGTCAAGATCATTGCAAAACGAGCACCGCCGCGTTGTCGCGGCGGTGCTCGTTGCCATTCAGGGAATACCACCCTTGTGGGCTGCGATCTATTCTCCGCCGCCCATGACCATACTGCCGAATCCGCCAAGCAGACTTCCTTCATCCTTTCGCGTCGCGCCGACGCCGGCTGCAAGAACACGTCCGGCCAACCGCGAAAACGGCAAGGACTGCAACCAGACTTCACCGGGACCCGTCACGGTTGCCATGAATAATCCTTCGCCACCGAAGAGCGTATTCTTGAAGCCGCCCACGAACTGAATGTCATACGTCACGGAAGGCTGTAGCGCGACAAGACATCCCGTGTCGAGCCTCAGTGTTTCGCCCGCTTTCAATGTGCGCCGCATCAGCATCCCCCCGGCATGGATCATGACCACTCCGTCACCCAACAGCCGCTGCATGACGAAGCCTTCGCCGCCGAACAGTCCAACACCAATCTTCTTCTGAAAGGCAACGGCCAATTGAACACCGCGCGCGGCACACACGAATGAATCTTTCTGACAGATCAATTCGCCGCCAAGTTGCGCCAGATCCACGGCGAGAATTTTTCCGGGGTAGGGCGAGGCGAATGCGACTTGCCCCTTGCCATTCCCGGCTTGCGTGAACGTCGTCACAAACAGGGATTCACCGGTGATCGCCCGCCGTCCTGCCGTGACGAGTTTGCCCCAAAGCCCCTCAGACGGCTTGGACGGATCACCGAACCGCGTCTCCATCTTGATCCCGGCCGTCATGAACATCATGGCCCCGGGTTCGGCAATAACCATCTCCTGCGGGTCGAGTTCTACAACGACATATTGCATCTCTTCGCCGAAGATTTCGTAATCGATTTCATCCGCGGATCGTGGGGCGGATACGCGCGGCGGCGAATGAGGAGGCACGATGCGCTGCATGATCTCATCAACATGCTTCGCCTCGGTCCATTGCACGAGCCCCGGTCCATAAACGAGCGTGTTGTTGCCACCGACTTTCGGCAGGATCGATCGCAGTTCCGACAGGGACATCGGCCCAACCGACTGTTGCCCATCCGCGTAGTACCACTCTTCATTGTCACTCATGTTGGGCCACCTGAATCAAGAGGCGCGTTGATTTGTTGCTGCAAGAATTCGCCACGCAATGATGTCGGCTAACGGTTGTCGTGACGTGATGCAATCGGACTCGAATCGCACCATCTGACATTACGCGGAAAATCGTCTAGCGGATCAACTCTCGAGGAGATTTTGCCGAATTGGTCACACCGATCGAGGCGTTTTACGTCGAAACGGCGATTCCATGACGGAGCGCACTGTTTCGGGGTCAAGAAATGCGACGTACCCAAAAATCATCGCCAGACCGAAGGTCCACATTCCCAAAAACGCACCGATTCCCAGATGCATCAAGGCGCCGACAACCAGCATCAGCGGACGCAGTGCAGGAACCCAGATCAGGTATGCAAACGACAGTTCCCACAGAATTGTGACATGCGTCATCAGTTGCAGCACTTCGGGATACCACGCCAGCCAGGTCAAGTCAGCCGACTGATACTCGTAATTCGCCAGCGCACTCCAGAGCGCCTCACCGGTCCACCAGCTTTCTCCCTGCAGTTTTCCTGTGGCGGCAAAGAAGTAGATGATGCAGTAATGAACTTGAATCAAGCGAATCGACAGATTTGCCGCTGCCGTCTTTGGCGGGCGATTGCCCACAGACATTGCCGCCCCGCGACGACGTCTGTGGCTTCGAAATCGACGCCAAAGCCTGTCGATGGAATAGTCGGCTCCCGCTGGCCCCAGCATGAGATAGAGCAGCAGGATTCCGCAAATCTGGTCCAGGCCGAATGTGGCCAAGGTCGCACGCTGGCAGTAGGAGACATGAATGATGAATGCCAGAATCGAGGTCATTCGCGTCAGACATCCGATCCAGAACAGAACAAGAATTCCAATGCAAACCCAGTGAACCGTCTGCATCCACTCCGCAGGCACCGACCACCAAAATGACTGATTCCACTGTCCGCCCTGGATTTCGCGCACGAGTTCGACGCTATTCCAGCCATCAGGCCCCAAGAATGCAGGCAGGTCCAACCCCCAGACAAGATGGGAATAGATCACCATCCCACCAATCAACCAGCGAATGACGCCGAGCGGTGCCGAATCGGCAGGGGTGAACCAGAACCGATTCCAAGAGGAAATCAGGTCGAGCACACCTTGATCAAGACGTGCCACGGGGCGCCTTGGAGGTTGTTCCGCGTGGTACGCGTTCACGGCGTCACCTTCGTATCATCCCGCAAATTGTCCGGCATCTCGGCGTTCGCGGGCTCGCCAATGTCAGACATTGCGGCCGCGGGGTACACATACGGCAGTCGCAATTCTTCGGCCGTGTAGGTCCCCAGCGCCGTCTCGGTAAAGAGCGTGGGGTCATTCAGATTCCGACCGATACGCACCTGCTCCTGCGTCGGAAGTTCATGCACAATCTGCGTCAGCGAGACACGTAAAGCGCCTGTGTCACGACAGAGATTTCGAGCGAGTGCCCGCTCGACAAACGGCTGTGACTCCTCAGGACCATTCCCCAGGAACTCGGTCAGCATGAAATATCGGTGATAAAGCAGGCGGGGAAATGTGGATCGATCGGGAATTCGGCCCGTTTTCGTCGTTCCATCCGCGAATTCCAGCTTGTAAGTGACAAGCGTACTGGGACCGGGATCGGGTGCGAAAAAGTGAAATCCATGATCAAGATAGATCGTGTGAAGATACGGCGCCACGAAATCAAAACAGGATCGAGCCAAGGGCGATGACGGCTCAACCGATGCCGGACACACGAGGATGGCAAAGAGGTGAAACACCAGCCAGGCATTGATCAGAAACAGGAAATCCCGACGAAAGGGGATACTCGGCGATTCAGAATCGGGAGCACGCTCGACCAATTCGACCGGAGTGTCAGAAAGAGTTTCTTCGGTCGATACCGGGATGGCATCCCGTTCCGAAGCTGCAGCGTGTGGAGCCATGCTCCGCCTCGTCCAATCAATTCAAAAGCATAGAACGAGAGAGGCAAAGGGTGTGATTCCCTCGAATCGTTCTTGCAGGCAATCGTTCGCCGACAGCACAGTGTTTTGACTGATCGTCGGCCATGAACGAAATCAACAGAAAACCAAGTGATGAAGCGCCGAATTGGCTCCGACGCTTCATCATCAGTATTTCAAGCATCAAACAGCGAACGTCCGTGACCAATTGTGATCGATCACTCGCCCCCCGCGTGAAGACTACCAACTACCTCGGGAACCACCGCTCGAGCCGCCATTTGAGCCGCCGAGACCGCCTGTTGAACCGCGGCTTCCGTGTGAACCGCGCGAGCCGGTTGACTGGCGACGCTTGGTTCGTCCGCGCGACCCGGACGAGGCTCCACGTGATCCAGAAGAGCCCGAATGAACGGCCCCCGACGAACCACCACCACCAGTCGAGCCGCTTCCACCCGTTGAACCGCTCGACCCGTGTCGTCGGCCCGCTTCCGCTTCACCTGTCATGACCACGAAGGCCATCACCAGCATGACGCTCGCCAAAACAAATCCTGAACCCCACTTCAACATTGACACTCCCCCTCACATTCCATTTGCCAACGCAGACCTTAGAAAGGCGACCTCCGCCTTCCCAGCCCCGTCACCGCGCGTGTGACGAGCACGCGTGAGACCATTGCTATGCGACCGACGACTCAACACGTCCATTTGAACGTAAGGTCCGTCGAATCAAGCAAATTCAATGTCGGCGAAAGTAGCGGAGTAGGAAAGCTGGGTCAAGTTAGACGAATTGGAATTGTACGTCGATTGAGTCAACATTTCCGCCATCCGAAGCGGCAAGAAACGACATAAGCGCGTTCAATTCAAGTCGCGGAGGTTCCACATGAGTGGCGAAACAGGATTTCACCGCGCCCCAGTGAGACGAAATCACCCCGATGCGCGCTGAAGGTCGACTCCAAGAGCGATGCGTCAAATCGAAGCCCCCGCGCGGCAAGTGACTTCAAAATCACACGCAGGAATTGCGGCTGAAATTGGGACGCCAAACGGAAACTTGGCAGCAATTCGGGTTTCGGCAAGCCAAACACACCAATGGTACCGCGACGCATTCCGGCGCCCGGCCGACGCCCGCATGTTCCAAACACCAGAATCGTTCCGGCGATCATGTTAAAACCGACAACGTCACCGACCGATCCGCCAATCGCAATGAGCCCGCGGCGCATCGCCACGCCAACCTCATTCCCTGCGTTACCATCGACAAGAATCGTCCCGCCTGTCATTCCTCGATCAGATCCACGGTACCGAGCACCGACCAGATTGCCTGCATTTCCACGGACGTGGATTTGCCCGCCATGCATTTCGGCACCCAGGAACAAGCCTGCATCACCGTCGACAATCATCTCGCCGCCGGCCATTTCGCTGCCTGTATGCCTGCCAACCGGTCCGTGCACCCGAATCCGTCCGGCCTTCATCTGCGCACCG from Schlesneria paludicola DSM 18645 carries:
- a CDS encoding ABC transporter ATP-binding protein is translated as MKTWSRLCSFVWPYRRKLVLSVAFGILSASLWSVELLLTFPITVMVGEHHTLANYVQYEVTETSKAIESRTAKLEQLEAKLDQLPELGQQEGARRRSGERVSVIDALRQQRIELDVYTTKLWMLSWVESRIVRNLPSDEFQLFATLFALILLVTLVRGGFAYLQDVLAGSVAEMVVIDLRQQLFRTALKLDPQTIAIEGSSAWLTDLTYTLQNLANGLTELGGRVVREPLKAVSCLVALFYLNWKLSLVFFLFMPVLGVLFHWLGQQLKRAANRVIDSMGRLYKGLEETFHNAKAVIVFDQAGRHRRRFHREHKIFYQQAMQLVRIDALSGPITEMLAMLAATAVLLPAAYLVLRETTTIWGIPLAASPPRLPELALFYALLAGVLEPLRKFSKFYTGIRHSTAIAERFFARMDTPSLVANPVAPQLLPALHQKIEFRDVHFRYASAANEQLDRGPVLNGVNLTIDAGETIVIVGPNGSGKSTLVNLIARFCDPNQGDVLMDGVNLKDVRLRDVREQMALVSQDTLLFEGTIFENIRYGRPDASDDDVQEAARRAHVLEFAETMPQGLRTPVGDQGKQLSGGQRQRIALARAILRDSRILILDEPTSAIDAQSEQLIYSSLRGFTRGRTTILITHCLTPVLMEFLSRIVVLDHGRVVASGEHQDLLQACPIYQRLWAAQTQRAAA
- a CDS encoding SDR family oxidoreductase; this encodes MTTYLVTGGAGFIGSHIATRLVEDGHRVRVLDNLSTGSLQNLAHLDDRVEFHCGDLCDGFAVAQAVKDVEIIFHEAALASVPRSVERPLDTHHACVTGTINLLDAARRAGVRRVVYAGSSSAYGNQKTMPKHEGQVPQVLSPYAAAKLAAELYCEAFASTYGLETVRLRYFNVFGPRQDPNSPYSAVIPRFVAALLNGDSPTIYGDGSQSRDFTFVENVVEANLRAAHAKGVSGHVYNAACGQTLDLIRLLRLICERLDVTFAPRFEAARVGDVQHSWADISAAERDLGYRVQVSVEDGLAQTVDWYVEQHQAQKKSAPASKQAVTTTI
- a CDS encoding TIGR00266 family protein, which gives rise to MSDNEEWYYADGQQSVGPMSLSELRSILPKVGGNNTLVYGPGLVQWTEAKHVDEIMQRIVPPHSPPRVSAPRSADEIDYEIFGEEMQYVVVELDPQEMVIAEPGAMMFMTAGIKMETRFGDPSKPSEGLWGKLVTAGRRAITGESLFVTTFTQAGNGKGQVAFASPYPGKILAVDLAQLGGELICQKDSFVCAARGVQLAVAFQKKIGVGLFGGEGFVMQRLLGDGVVMIHAGGMLMRRTLKAGETLRLDTGCLVALQPSVTYDIQFVGGFKNTLFGGEGLFMATVTGPGEVWLQSLPFSRLAGRVLAAGVGATRKDEGSLLGGFGSMVMGGGE
- a CDS encoding formylmethanofuran dehydrogenase subunit C, whose product is MSLLNAWDCLCCVVYEHVVAEDELNWPRLDLMVLKLSYHRASPIPLEIEGFTPDWARDRSLAEIEEFQVFHGNQSRRLGEFFSISGDASDQEIAFEGDLSGVHYIGAQMKAGRIRVHGPVGRHTGSEMAGGEMIVDGDAGLFLGAEMHGGQIHVRGNAGNLVGARYRGSDRGMTGGTILVDGNAGNEVGVAMRRGLIAIGGSVGDVVGFNMIAGTILVFGTCGRRPGAGMRRGTIGVFGLPKPELLPSFRLASQFQPQFLRVILKSLAARGLRFDASLLESTFSAHRGDFVSLGRGEILFRHSCGTSAT
- a CDS encoding HTTM domain-containing protein, yielding MARLDQGVLDLISSWNRFWFTPADSAPLGVIRWLIGGMVIYSHLVWGLDLPAFLGPDGWNSVELVREIQGGQWNQSFWWSVPAEWMQTVHWVCIGILVLFWIGCLTRMTSILAFIIHVSYCQRATLATFGLDQICGILLLYLMLGPAGADYSIDRLWRRFRSHRRRRGAAMSVGNRPPKTAAANLSIRLIQVHYCIIYFFAATGKLQGESWWTGEALWSALANYEYQSADLTWLAWYPEVLQLMTHVTILWELSFAYLIWVPALRPLMLVVGALMHLGIGAFLGMWTFGLAMIFGYVAFLDPETVRSVMESPFRRKTPRSV
- a CDS encoding polysaccharide biosynthesis tyrosine autokinase → MKKELEFHPGMLPAHANPNDEAERLPLNYLELIFRYKWRLIAGALVGLLIGHLLYLKAGPEFEAVAEILVQPKYTPPIKDEEKMLNRGAMPSEHIKLILSPLIASEAVRQGHLEELKTFRGEPDTTEVVLDGLKAKRIAGQDRGHSNVFDIRYTSKQADDAKKVLESVITAYGVYLKKSSDEQAQVVQQLAADATQAMVERLRLKDEQYNQFIQSVPEEFRSALGSPSQATSMQTNVAPQDVIEKLANERSLNLIKIADLESRKKAVEGAIAAGESPDALEHQIRRFLNTTDGHAAQNQSKSTEIGIYQSQLIPLLLKEKELARDYGRHWPDLVAVRENIKSIIRTYRNLGVQLPDGISTDTMKDVPEPAKVDLVALYLAEVKQQIAELTIKEEQLNQLISQEQIKKRAFAEYQSRERDLHAERTSLQELWTKQLEREQSVAIEKDSNGYRMTSLSPVKHALVIKRMMKFYVAGAAVCLFIVGLTCVLRELSDMTIKTVRDVRDIMHQPVLGSVCEFAIPTDRYSSTSGVPHPALRYLHAPSSVEAETYRTIRASFLVTTENLNAKVIMITSPEPGDGKTTLASNLAVALAQSGKRVLLIDGDLRRPTVHRMLRIPQEEGLSDVLKGTARFHEVVRPTVVERLSVVTTGTPPSNPAEILSSAELGEVLNDCRGEFDFVFLDAPPLLAVSDPCVMARHTDGVLLVVRLNKNPRTALIRVRQLLQDQEIPMIGTVVNGVPLKGGHEFGYTYYGEYAGPTTATSIAAAAVPPSHLPVSSPATAASELSQV